From the genome of Mycobacterium sp. 050128, one region includes:
- a CDS encoding glycosyltransferase, with translation MKFALACYGTRGDVEPSLAAGRELLRRGHEVRMAIPPNLLGLAETAGLDAVAYGPDMQAFWDDEFLRNFWSRFRRTFWTIKGPIELVREAWEPVLRSWTDMSETLTALTAGADVLFTGQLYQDLATNVAEYYDIPLAVLHYIPMRPNGQLIPNLPAPLVRTGMAAYDWMVWRMNKKAEDAQRRKLGLPKTTCASPKRIAQRGSLELQAYDEVCFPGLASEWAKWGERRPFVGALTMGLTTDIDDDVLEWANAGTPPIVFGFGSMPVSETPTDTVEMIAAACEQLGERALICAGWADFSEVPHFDHVKVVGAVNYAKVFPSCRAVVHHGGSGTTAAGLRAGIPTLILWTAGDQPFWGGHLKRLKVGAARKFSVTTKETLIQDLREILTPECAVKARALATQMTSAEDSVTRAADLLESFAHSGRFA, from the coding sequence ATGAAATTTGCTCTGGCATGTTATGGAACCCGGGGGGATGTCGAGCCCTCGCTGGCTGCTGGGCGCGAACTGCTGCGCCGAGGCCACGAAGTTCGCATGGCCATCCCGCCCAATCTCCTTGGCCTGGCTGAGACGGCCGGCCTTGACGCAGTCGCCTACGGACCCGATATGCAGGCGTTCTGGGACGACGAGTTCCTGCGCAACTTCTGGTCGAGGTTCCGCCGCACGTTCTGGACCATCAAGGGTCCGATCGAATTGGTGCGTGAAGCCTGGGAGCCCGTGCTGCGGTCCTGGACGGATATGAGCGAGACCCTGACGGCGCTGACCGCGGGAGCCGACGTGCTCTTCACCGGCCAGCTGTACCAGGACCTCGCGACCAACGTCGCGGAGTACTACGACATCCCTTTGGCGGTGCTGCATTACATCCCGATGCGGCCCAACGGGCAGCTCATCCCAAACCTGCCGGCGCCGCTGGTACGCACCGGTATGGCCGCGTACGACTGGATGGTCTGGCGGATGAACAAGAAGGCAGAGGACGCCCAGCGGCGCAAGCTCGGCCTGCCGAAAACCACCTGCGCCTCTCCGAAGCGGATCGCCCAACGCGGGTCCCTGGAACTTCAGGCCTACGACGAGGTGTGCTTCCCCGGGCTGGCCTCCGAATGGGCGAAATGGGGCGAGCGACGCCCGTTTGTCGGCGCGCTGACGATGGGACTCACCACGGATATCGACGACGATGTCTTGGAGTGGGCGAACGCGGGCACACCGCCAATCGTTTTCGGCTTTGGCAGCATGCCGGTCAGCGAAACCCCGACCGACACGGTCGAGATGATCGCCGCGGCCTGCGAGCAATTGGGCGAGCGGGCCTTGATCTGCGCCGGTTGGGCCGACTTCAGCGAGGTGCCGCATTTCGATCACGTCAAGGTGGTCGGTGCGGTGAATTACGCGAAAGTCTTCCCTAGTTGCCGTGCGGTGGTGCATCACGGCGGCTCGGGCACCACGGCCGCCGGCCTGCGCGCCGGGATCCCCACGCTGATCCTCTGGACCGCAGGCGATCAGCCGTTCTGGGGTGGCCATCTCAAACGCCTGAAAGTTGGTGCTGCCCGGAAGTTTTCGGTCACCACCAAAGAAACGCTGATCCAGGATCTGCGAGAGATCCTCACTCCGGAATGCGCTGTCAAAGCGCGGGCACTGGCAACCCAGATGACGTCGGCCGAGGACAGTGTCACCCGCGCTGCAGATTTGCTGGAAAGCTTCGCCCATTCGGGACGTTTTGCGTGA
- a CDS encoding glycosyltransferase, which produces MKFVLANYGTRGDVEPSLVVARELQRRGHDVQMAVAPDLMEFVEAAGLPAVAYGLDTRTWLDVYRNLWTSFFSRFWRVRQLRRLWHEMWEFSDECWVQMNTTLVSLAEGADLLFAGLSYQEAAANVAEYYDLPLATLHHVPMRPNGQVVSFLPPPLARCSMKAFDWFCWRLNKKVEDTQRRELGLPKATGPSPGRIAKRQSLEIQGYDEACFPGLADEWAKWDGHRPFVGTLTMELTTEVDDEVVSWIAAGTPPICFGFGSMAVESPADTIEMISSACAELGERALVCAGWSDFSGVALPDHVKVVGAVNYAKVFPACRAVVHHGGSGTTAASMRAGVPTLILSMDPNQTIWGSQLKKLKVGTTRRFSSTNRESLVADLRRILDPEYATRARELATRMTKPADSVSAAADLVENFARTKRLA; this is translated from the coding sequence ATGAAATTCGTGCTGGCAAATTACGGAACTCGAGGCGATGTCGAGCCCTCTCTCGTTGTCGCACGCGAACTGCAGCGCAGAGGCCACGATGTGCAAATGGCCGTCGCGCCTGACCTGATGGAATTCGTCGAGGCGGCCGGTCTTCCCGCGGTCGCCTACGGGCTGGACACGCGAACCTGGCTGGACGTCTACCGCAACCTGTGGACGTCCTTCTTCAGCAGGTTCTGGCGGGTCCGGCAGCTGAGACGACTGTGGCACGAGATGTGGGAGTTCAGCGACGAGTGCTGGGTCCAGATGAACACGACGCTGGTGTCGCTGGCCGAAGGGGCCGACCTGCTGTTCGCCGGTTTGAGCTACCAGGAAGCGGCCGCCAATGTCGCGGAGTATTACGACCTTCCGTTGGCCACGTTGCATCACGTCCCGATGCGGCCCAACGGCCAGGTCGTATCGTTCCTGCCGCCGCCGCTGGCCCGCTGCTCGATGAAGGCGTTCGACTGGTTCTGCTGGCGGCTGAACAAGAAGGTCGAGGACACGCAGCGCCGTGAACTCGGCCTGCCGAAGGCGACCGGCCCTTCGCCGGGCCGCATCGCCAAACGCCAATCCCTGGAAATCCAGGGTTACGACGAGGCGTGCTTTCCCGGGCTGGCCGACGAATGGGCGAAGTGGGACGGCCATCGCCCGTTCGTCGGCACGTTGACGATGGAGCTGACGACCGAGGTCGACGACGAGGTGGTGTCCTGGATCGCTGCGGGCACACCGCCCATCTGCTTCGGTTTCGGGAGCATGGCGGTGGAATCTCCGGCCGACACGATCGAGATGATCAGTTCGGCATGCGCGGAGTTGGGTGAGCGGGCACTGGTGTGCGCCGGCTGGAGTGACTTCAGCGGCGTCGCGCTTCCCGACCACGTCAAGGTGGTGGGTGCGGTGAACTACGCGAAGGTCTTTCCCGCCTGCCGCGCCGTCGTGCACCACGGCGGCTCGGGCACCACTGCGGCAAGCATGCGGGCGGGCGTTCCCACCTTGATTCTGTCGATGGACCCCAACCAAACGATCTGGGGGTCTCAGCTCAAAAAGCTGAAAGTGGGGACCACCCGGCGTTTCTCGAGCACCAACCGCGAATCGCTGGTGGCGGATCTGCGCCGGATCCTTGACCCGGAATACGCGACGAGGGCCCGCGAGCTTGCCACCCGGATGACCAAACCCGCCGACAGCGTCAGCGCCGCCGCCGATCTGGTGGAAAACTTTGCCCGCACCAAGCGCCTTGCCTAA
- a CDS encoding TylF/MycF/NovP-related O-methyltransferase, producing the protein MTVTDTDARSAYLDLLRRDLTRYGQDELVPVGWYRLGRPIFNARNFMLVRKYPFNAYARDRGLDWPADALTMIGMQRLTSLQKCVETVLTDGVPGDLVECGVWRGGASILMRAVLSAYGDRTRKVWLCDSFEGVPPPDTANYQADKGIKLHRHASILGVSQEQVKANFERYGLLDEQVDFVPGWFKDTLADAPIEQIAVLRLDGDLYESTIQALDALYPRLSSGGYCIIDDYHALKACEQAVADYRDKHGITAEIEEIDGTGVLWRKP; encoded by the coding sequence TTGACCGTGACTGATACCGACGCGCGGTCTGCGTACCTTGACCTGCTCCGTCGTGACCTCACCCGATATGGTCAGGACGAGTTGGTGCCGGTCGGGTGGTACCGGCTGGGGCGGCCGATTTTCAACGCGCGCAACTTCATGCTGGTGCGCAAATATCCGTTCAACGCCTATGCGCGGGACCGGGGCCTGGATTGGCCGGCGGACGCGTTGACGATGATCGGCATGCAGCGACTCACCAGCTTGCAGAAGTGTGTCGAGACGGTGCTCACCGATGGCGTTCCCGGCGATCTGGTCGAGTGCGGCGTATGGCGTGGCGGCGCTTCGATTTTGATGCGCGCGGTTCTCTCGGCGTACGGAGATCGCACGCGCAAGGTGTGGCTGTGTGATTCGTTCGAAGGCGTACCTCCGCCGGATACGGCGAATTACCAAGCCGACAAAGGGATTAAGCTGCATCGGCATGCGAGCATCCTGGGAGTCTCGCAGGAGCAGGTCAAGGCGAATTTCGAGCGCTACGGGTTGCTGGACGAGCAGGTCGATTTTGTCCCCGGCTGGTTCAAGGACACGCTGGCCGATGCCCCGATCGAGCAGATTGCGGTGCTGCGGCTCGACGGCGATCTCTATGAATCGACCATTCAGGCACTCGATGCGCTCTACCCACGCCTGTCGTCGGGCGGTTACTGCATCATCGACGACTACCACGCACTGAAAGCGTGTGAGCAAGCGGTGGCCGACTACCGCGATAAGCACGGAATAACCGCCGAAATCGAGGAAATCGACGGCACCGGTGTGCTGTGGCGCAAGCCATGA
- a CDS encoding class I SAM-dependent methyltransferase, whose amino-acid sequence MANGLDVKTRLLMWWVRGEYWLARKVLPDVYASDGLISFHNDAFLDDPAFQRAYKRGARALPDQDWYQWQWRVHVGLWAAKTASRLDGDFVECGVSYGFLSSAIMEYLDWDSLGKTFYLLDTFAGIDSRFVTEAERESGEYERSQLKLRNGMYVSGVDGVRANFAQWKNQRIIVGAVPETLDEVEAQTVAYLHIDMNCAPPEVAALRHFWPRLTPGAVVLLDDYANRGRDEQRAAMDALAAEFGVAICALPTGQGLLLKPVR is encoded by the coding sequence GTGGCAAACGGTCTAGACGTTAAGACTCGCCTCCTGATGTGGTGGGTGCGCGGTGAGTATTGGCTCGCGCGCAAGGTGCTGCCCGACGTGTACGCAAGCGACGGCCTGATCAGCTTCCACAACGACGCGTTCCTGGACGATCCAGCGTTCCAACGCGCCTACAAACGTGGCGCGCGTGCCCTGCCTGACCAGGACTGGTATCAGTGGCAGTGGCGGGTGCACGTCGGGCTGTGGGCGGCGAAGACCGCGAGCCGGCTGGACGGCGATTTCGTCGAGTGTGGCGTCAGCTACGGGTTCTTGAGCAGCGCCATCATGGAGTACCTGGACTGGGACAGCCTGGGCAAAACCTTCTATCTGCTCGACACCTTCGCCGGAATCGATTCGCGCTTCGTCACGGAGGCGGAACGCGAATCCGGCGAGTATGAGCGAAGCCAGTTGAAGCTGCGCAATGGGATGTACGTCAGCGGAGTCGACGGCGTCCGCGCCAATTTCGCCCAGTGGAAAAATCAGCGCATCATCGTCGGTGCGGTTCCGGAAACCCTCGACGAAGTCGAGGCGCAGACGGTGGCTTACCTACACATCGACATGAACTGTGCGCCACCCGAAGTCGCGGCGCTGCGTCATTTTTGGCCACGGCTCACGCCGGGTGCCGTAGTGCTCCTCGACGACTACGCGAATCGGGGGCGCGACGAGCAGCGTGCCGCGATGGATGCCTTGGCGGCCGAATTCGGTGTGGCGATCTGTGCGCTGCCCACTGGGCAGGGCCTGCTGCTCAAGCCGGTGCGGTGA
- a CDS encoding TylF/MycF/NovP-related O-methyltransferase, with amino-acid sequence MTATECDSRSAYLDLLRRELTRYGQDQLVPVGWYRLGRPVFNSRNFMLVRRYPFDKHARDLGLDWPTDALTMIGMQRLTSLQHCVETVLADGVPGDLVECGVWRGGASILMRAVLSAYGDRTRTVWLADSFAGVPPPDTVNYKADKGIKLHRHAKILGVPEAEVRANFERYGLLDDQVRFIPGWFKDTLADAPVEQISVLRLDGDLYESTIQALDALYPRLSSGGYCIIDDYHALKACEQAVADYREKHGISAKIEEIDGTGVLWRKP; translated from the coding sequence TTGACCGCGACTGAATGCGATTCGCGATCGGCGTATCTCGACCTGCTCCGTCGTGAACTCACCCGGTACGGTCAGGATCAGCTGGTGCCGGTGGGGTGGTATCGCTTGGGCCGGCCGGTATTCAATAGCCGCAATTTCATGCTGGTGCGTAGATATCCGTTCGACAAGCATGCGCGGGACTTGGGCCTGGATTGGCCGACGGACGCCTTGACCATGATCGGAATGCAGCGGCTGACCAGTCTGCAGCATTGCGTCGAGACGGTGCTGGCCGACGGGGTCCCCGGCGACCTGGTCGAGTGCGGCGTATGGCGTGGTGGCGCTTCAATCTTGATGCGCGCGGTGCTTTCGGCTTACGGCGATCGGACGCGCACGGTGTGGCTGGCTGATTCGTTCGCCGGTGTACCGCCCCCGGACACCGTGAATTACAAGGCCGATAAAGGGATTAAGCTGCACCGCCACGCGAAGATCCTGGGCGTTCCAGAGGCGGAAGTCAGGGCGAATTTCGAGCGCTATGGGTTGCTCGATGACCAGGTCCGTTTCATCCCCGGCTGGTTCAAGGACACGTTGGCCGACGCTCCGGTCGAGCAGATTTCGGTCTTGCGGCTCGACGGCGACCTGTATGAATCCACGATTCAGGCCCTCGACGCCCTTTACCCGCGCTTGTCGTCCGGCGGCTATTGCATCATCGACGACTACCACGCGCTGAAAGCGTGCGAGCAGGCGGTGGCCGACTACCGCGAGAAGCATGGAATATCCGCCAAGATCGAAGAAATCGACGGCACCGGCGTGCTCTGGCGCAAGCCATAA